One part of the Dermacentor andersoni chromosome 2, qqDerAnde1_hic_scaffold, whole genome shotgun sequence genome encodes these proteins:
- the LOC126542982 gene encoding uncharacterized protein isoform X1, whose amino-acid sequence MRPTEPQARDRPHVHVLRVTPRMLSLPERRSSGSVTAMKRCQTFCMRVSMLIALVAVLLGAMCLIMLRFPEKDVHMASTDMRLVEAVSNVWCGGQEFVSAHPFSVYRVNDLPPAVPANHIHHTIELSASVPSGKFHYLRYYLLPGSNVTADVMADGPGGTVHAIRGEEELQRCIRTLQEQVEDDYGSSEEDDDEDTSRRLPAFYRWAIKSKRVHPSDTLDAAHLTFRATAADLYYVLLVNENRSSSSLVNFNIRVDLNRTVFGVSPQDVVCLEQTHCVYHVHFGAEDRLILHVPRERDAGNAVFTITTSCRPRVFFYALLFILIPILFLVFLGAVIRAFSYLANSSTDEGKYLRFRLFGEDERTRRRRRRLEELVASQSREVQECVAVGSGVAVSADPAAEHFLVYHVPGLDPPPRTPPPCYASLRTEQEPPAVPEDESLLGDVVPPIDAPTPIQPPRYSEVLRQENAVDLLIPLEPTLAPERSAREAGPGAPAAPSVQPM is encoded by the coding sequence GCACGCGACCGGCCCCATGTGCACGTCCTGCGCGTGACACCTAGGATGCTGAGCCTCCCTGAGCGAAGGAGCAGCGGCAGTGTCACAGCCATGAAGCGCTGCCAGACCTTCTGCATGCGCGTGAGCATGCTCATAGCGCTCGTAGCCGTGCTGCTGGGCGCCATGTGTCTCATCATGCTGCGCTTCCCCGAGAAAGACGTGCACATGGCCTCCACCGACATGCGGCTCGTCGAGGCCGTCTCCAACGTATGGTGCGGCGGACAGGAATTTGTGTCGGCGCACCCGTTCAGTGTTTACCGCGTCAACGACCTTCCGCCGGCTGTTCCGGCCAACCACATCCATCACACCATAGAGCTGTCTGCCAGTGTGCCCTCGGGAAAGTTCCACTACCTACGCTACTATTTGTTGCCGGGCTCCAACGTGACAGCCGACGTGATGGCCGACGGGCCCGGGGGCACGGTGCATGCCATCCGTGGCGAAGAGGAGCTGCAGAGGTGCATCCGCACGCTGCAGGAACAAGTGGAAGACGACTACGGCAGCtccgaggaagacgacgacgaggacaCATCCAGGCGCCTGCCTGCCTTCTACCGCTGGGCTATCAAATCGAAGCGCGTGCATCCATCGGACACGTTGGACGCGGCTCATCTCACCTTTCGGGCCACTGCGGCGGACCTCTATTACGTTCTCCTTGTAAACGAAAACCGGTCCTCGTCCTCGCTGGTGAACTTCAACATCCGCGTCGACCTGAACCGCACCGTGTTCGGCGTGAGCCCCCAGGACGTGGTGTGCCTCGAGCAGACGCACTGTGTGTACCACGTCCATTTCGGCGCAGAGGACAGGCTCATCCTACATGTGCCACGAGAGAGGGACGCCGGTAACGCCGTGTTCACCATAACTACGTCGTGCCGGCCCCGCGTGTTCTTCTACGCGCTTCTGTTCATCCTCATACCCATTCTATTCCTGGTGTTCTTGGGTGCCGTGATACGGGCCTTCAGTTATCTCGCAAATTCATCGACAGACGAAGGGAAGTACCTGCGCTTTCGACTCTTCGGCGAGGACGAGAGGACGCGACGGCGTCGTAGGAGGCTCGAGGAACTGGTAGCATCGCAAAGTCGGGAGGTCCAAGAGTGTGTCGCCGTCGGCAGTGGTGTAGCGGTGTCTGCCGATCCCGCTGCCGAGCACTTCCTCGTGTACCACGTGCCCGGCTTGGACCCGCCGCCCAGGACTCCACCGCCATGTTACGCGTCACTGCGGACTGAGCAAGAGCCTCCCGCGGTGCCTGAGGACGAATCTCTGCTGGGCGATGTTGTGCCTCCTATCGATGCCCCGACGCCCATTCAACCACCTCGCTACTCCGAAGTGCTGCGGCAAGAGAACGCAGTGGACTTGCTCATTCCCTTGGAGCCCACCTTGGCGCCGGAGAGGAGTGCCCGGGAGGCTGGACCCGGAGCACCGGCTGCTCCATCCGTCCAGCCCATGTGA
- the LOC126542982 gene encoding uncharacterized protein isoform X2, whose translation MLSLPERRSSGSVTAMKRCQTFCMRVSMLIALVAVLLGAMCLIMLRFPEKDVHMASTDMRLVEAVSNVWCGGQEFVSAHPFSVYRVNDLPPAVPANHIHHTIELSASVPSGKFHYLRYYLLPGSNVTADVMADGPGGTVHAIRGEEELQRCIRTLQEQVEDDYGSSEEDDDEDTSRRLPAFYRWAIKSKRVHPSDTLDAAHLTFRATAADLYYVLLVNENRSSSSLVNFNIRVDLNRTVFGVSPQDVVCLEQTHCVYHVHFGAEDRLILHVPRERDAGNAVFTITTSCRPRVFFYALLFILIPILFLVFLGAVIRAFSYLANSSTDEGKYLRFRLFGEDERTRRRRRRLEELVASQSREVQECVAVGSGVAVSADPAAEHFLVYHVPGLDPPPRTPPPCYASLRTEQEPPAVPEDESLLGDVVPPIDAPTPIQPPRYSEVLRQENAVDLLIPLEPTLAPERSAREAGPGAPAAPSVQPM comes from the coding sequence ATGCTGAGCCTCCCTGAGCGAAGGAGCAGCGGCAGTGTCACAGCCATGAAGCGCTGCCAGACCTTCTGCATGCGCGTGAGCATGCTCATAGCGCTCGTAGCCGTGCTGCTGGGCGCCATGTGTCTCATCATGCTGCGCTTCCCCGAGAAAGACGTGCACATGGCCTCCACCGACATGCGGCTCGTCGAGGCCGTCTCCAACGTATGGTGCGGCGGACAGGAATTTGTGTCGGCGCACCCGTTCAGTGTTTACCGCGTCAACGACCTTCCGCCGGCTGTTCCGGCCAACCACATCCATCACACCATAGAGCTGTCTGCCAGTGTGCCCTCGGGAAAGTTCCACTACCTACGCTACTATTTGTTGCCGGGCTCCAACGTGACAGCCGACGTGATGGCCGACGGGCCCGGGGGCACGGTGCATGCCATCCGTGGCGAAGAGGAGCTGCAGAGGTGCATCCGCACGCTGCAGGAACAAGTGGAAGACGACTACGGCAGCtccgaggaagacgacgacgaggacaCATCCAGGCGCCTGCCTGCCTTCTACCGCTGGGCTATCAAATCGAAGCGCGTGCATCCATCGGACACGTTGGACGCGGCTCATCTCACCTTTCGGGCCACTGCGGCGGACCTCTATTACGTTCTCCTTGTAAACGAAAACCGGTCCTCGTCCTCGCTGGTGAACTTCAACATCCGCGTCGACCTGAACCGCACCGTGTTCGGCGTGAGCCCCCAGGACGTGGTGTGCCTCGAGCAGACGCACTGTGTGTACCACGTCCATTTCGGCGCAGAGGACAGGCTCATCCTACATGTGCCACGAGAGAGGGACGCCGGTAACGCCGTGTTCACCATAACTACGTCGTGCCGGCCCCGCGTGTTCTTCTACGCGCTTCTGTTCATCCTCATACCCATTCTATTCCTGGTGTTCTTGGGTGCCGTGATACGGGCCTTCAGTTATCTCGCAAATTCATCGACAGACGAAGGGAAGTACCTGCGCTTTCGACTCTTCGGCGAGGACGAGAGGACGCGACGGCGTCGTAGGAGGCTCGAGGAACTGGTAGCATCGCAAAGTCGGGAGGTCCAAGAGTGTGTCGCCGTCGGCAGTGGTGTAGCGGTGTCTGCCGATCCCGCTGCCGAGCACTTCCTCGTGTACCACGTGCCCGGCTTGGACCCGCCGCCCAGGACTCCACCGCCATGTTACGCGTCACTGCGGACTGAGCAAGAGCCTCCCGCGGTGCCTGAGGACGAATCTCTGCTGGGCGATGTTGTGCCTCCTATCGATGCCCCGACGCCCATTCAACCACCTCGCTACTCCGAAGTGCTGCGGCAAGAGAACGCAGTGGACTTGCTCATTCCCTTGGAGCCCACCTTGGCGCCGGAGAGGAGTGCCCGGGAGGCTGGACCCGGAGCACCGGCTGCTCCATCCGTCCAGCCCATGTGA